The following proteins are encoded in a genomic region of Anomaloglossus baeobatrachus isolate aAnoBae1 chromosome 6, aAnoBae1.hap1, whole genome shotgun sequence:
- the LOC142243990 gene encoding uncharacterized protein LOC142243990 has product MLKTKAESEDIRIAIISKHKTSTGYKADSQDLVSWLLCTLPPSCQTPKAQCCPQERPRQQKLYLQKKQSENQWETPYRKIRSKTKRPSCVCPVSSACSPNTEPDTTTLHKDQDTTNHPTYKIFAAPSNHATPKKAAAPTNHKTSKKPAAPPNHATAKKAAAPPNHKTSKKAAAPPNHPSSKKAGAPPNHPSSKKAAAPPNHPSSKKAAAPPNHPTSKKSAALPNHPSSKKAAAPPNHPSSKKAAAPPNHPSSKKAAAPPNHPTSKKSAAPPNHPSSTKLQLHHPI; this is encoded by the exons ATGTTGAAGACAAAGGCGGAGTCTGAAGATATCAGAATTGCaattattagcaaacacaagacttccacAGGGTATAAGGCCGACTCCCAagaccttg TCTCCTGGCTGCTGTGCACACTGCCCCCCTCCTGCCAGACCCCAAAAGCACAATGTTGCCCCCAGGAACGACCACG GCAGCAAAAACTTTACTTGCAGAAAAAGCAGTCGGAGAATCAGTGGGAGACGCCCTACAGAAAAATAAGATCAAAAACCAAGAGACCATCATGTGTTTGCCCTGTATCCTCAGCCTGCTCCCCAAACACTGAGCCAGACACAACTACTCTACACAAGGATCAAGATACAACAAATCATCCAACATACAAGATCTTTGCTGCTCCATCAAACCATGCAACACCCAAGAAAGCTGCAGCTCCAACAAACCATAAAACATCCAAGAAACCTGCAGCTCCACCAAACCATGCAACAGCCAAGAAGGCTGCAGCTCCACCAAACCATAAAACATCCAAGAAGGCTGCAGCTCCACCAAACCATCCATCATCCAAGAAGGCTGGAGCTCCACCAAACCATCCATCATCCAAGAAGGCTGCAGCTCCACCAAATCATCCATCATCCAAGAAGGCTGCAGCTCCACCAAACCATCCAACATCCAAGAAGTCTGCAGCTCTACCAAACCATCCATCATCCAAGAAGGCTGCAGCTCCACCAAATCATCCATCATCCAAGAAGGCTGCAGCTCCACCAAACCATCCATCATCCAAGAAGGCTGCAGCTCCACCAAACCATCCAACATCCAAGAAGTCTGCAGCTCCACCAAACCATCCATCATCCACAAAGCTGCAGCTCCACCATCCTATATGA